One window of the Trifolium pratense cultivar HEN17-A07 linkage group LG2, ARS_RC_1.1, whole genome shotgun sequence genome contains the following:
- the LOC123905964 gene encoding cyclin-dependent kinase G-2-like isoform X1 gives MKTGRHGDYRDEEFRDSDSDFGISRRGYSSSFKEEYDGIRNGKVRSRDAREGIIQRQRDIREREVLNGSYRSSSSRSDSGSSGGRGDRLGSRRCEFSVKTMDREPGELSSASESDDGVESESLVKCHKKVVMGKEFDYGVESEPVLKRHEVANSKENGTQSPFERKRKFSPIVWDQDDKKVNNLSKLKVVTTSTTLPPPPLFPREFRKSPNVPYNGVEFHPPENPELPAAMDPSMVSESVQDAESESPVGLDSMLSEQRLVNGLVAEQPEAEDYVPTRNISSSRWAYGDKSSDDEGEIIDEKEFLKRRRLSPKSATRVRNKTLKPKESKIEGFDRARTKSSESEERGSTGRYSGEDDYPGTEAEKDSYMEIDGGVSKSDTSGSHTNTDSEPEADCRESMEPPAPPQRVVNMLQGCRSVDEFERLNKIDEGTYGVVFRAKDKKTGEIVALKKVKMEKEKEGFPLTSLREINILLSFHHPFVVDVKEVVVGSSLDSIFMVMEYMEHDLKGLMEAIRQPFSQSEVKCLMLQLLEGVKYLHDNWVLHRDLKTSNLLLNNKGELKICDFGLARQYGSPLKPYTSLVVTLWYRAPELLLGTKQYSTAIDMWSLGCIMAELLAKEPLFNGRNEFDQLNKIFRILGTPNETIWPGFSKLPQVKANYVKHQYNLLRKKFPATSFTGSPVLSDSGLDLLNKLLTYDPEKVNHICYFDFVITYLFQHLLRIRTVVINVRRGSLLKMLSTMGGFVKFPYPNLKNSCLHFLLNMIKTGECENNKESTSVRGEALEGFAVGRIRNW, from the exons ATGAAGACAGGTAGACATGGGGATTATCGCGATGAGGAATTCAGGgatagtgattctgattttggtATTTCAAGGCGTGGGTATAGTAGTAGTTTTAAGGAAGAGTATGATGGAATTAGAAATGGTAAGGTTCGGAGTAGGGATGCTAGAGAGGGGATTATTCAGAGACAGAGAGATATTAGGGAGAGAGAAGTTTTGAATGGCAGTTACCGTTCATCTTCGAGTAGGAGTGACTCTGGTAGCAGTGGTGGCCGTGGTGATAGGCTTGGTTCTAGAAGATGTGAGTTTTCTGTCAAGACTATGGATAGGGAGCCAGGTGAGCTTTCTAGTGCGAGTGAGTCTGATGATGGTGTTGAATCAGAGTCACTGGTCAAATGCCATAAGAAGGTTGTGATGGGAAAAGAGTTTGATTATGGTGTTGAATCGGAACCAGTGTTGAAACGCCATGAGGTTGCAAACAGCAAAGAAAATGGGACTCAGTCTCCATTTGAGAGGAAAAGAAAATTTTCGCCAATAGTATGGGATCAAGATGACAAGAAAGTGAATAATTTATCCAAACTTAAGGTTGTCACAACATCAACTACTCTTCCTCCACCACCTCTATTTCCAAGAGAGTTTCGTAAGTCACCTAATGTTCCTTACAATGGAGTTGAATTTCATCCTCCTGAGAATCCTGAGTTGCCGGCCGCTATGGATCCTTCTATGGTGTCCGAGTCAGTTCAAGATGCTGAATCTGAGTCTCCTGTAGGGTTGGATTCAATGCTGTCAGAGCAGAGGTTGGTTAATGGGCTGGTAGCTGAGCAACCAGAAGCTGAAGATTATGTTCCAACTCGTAATATATCATCTTCAAGGTGGGCATATGGAGACAAATCTTCAGATGACGAAGGTGAAATCATTGATGAGAAGGAATTCCTTAAAAGGAGGAGGCTATCTCCTAAGTCGGCTACGAGAGTAAGAAACAAGACATTGAAACCAAAGGAATCTAAAATTGAAGGTTTTGATAGGGCTAGAACCAAGTCATCTGAATCGGAAGAAAGAGGTAGCACTGGGAGATACTCCGGTGAAGATGATTATCCTGGTACTGAGGCAGAGAAGGATAGCTACATGGAGATTGATGGTGGAGTTAGCAAAAGTGACACAAGTGGTAGTCACACAAATACTGATTCTGAACCTGAAGCTGATTGCAGAGAAAGCATGGAACCTCCGGCTCCACCACAAAGAGTTGTCAACATGCTTCAGGGCTGTAGAAGTGTTGATGAGTTTGAGAGGTTGAACAAGATTGATGAAGGAACATATGGTGTTGTATTTAGGGCCAAAGACAAGAAGACTGGTGAAATAGTGGCATTGAAAAAGGTGAAGATGGAGAAGGAAAAAGAGGGCTTTCCACTGACTTCTCTGAGGGAAATAAACATACTTCTTTCCTTTCATCATCCATTCGTAGTTGACGTTAAGGAAGTAGTGGTAGGTAGTAGCCTTGATAGTATTTTTATGGTTATGGAATACATGGAACATGATCTTAAAGGACTAATGGAGGCAATAAGACAACCATTTAGCCAGAGTGAAGTAAAATGCTTAATGCTCCAGCTGTTAGAAGGTGTGAAGTATCTTCACGACAACTGGGTGCTTCACAGGGATTTGAAGACTTCAAACCTGCTTCTGAATAATAAGGGTGAGTTAAAAATTTGTGATTTCGGATTAGCTCGTCAGTATGGTAGTCCGTTGAAACCATATACATCATTGGTGGTTACTCTTTGGTACAG GGCTCCTGAACTTCTATTGGGGACAAAGCAGTATTCAACAGCCATTGACATGTGGTCCCTGGGTTGTATAATGGCTGAGCTACTGGCCAAGGAACCGTTATTTAATGGGAGGAATGAATTTGATCAACTTAACAAG ATCTTCAGAATTCTCGGCACCCCAAATGAAACAATTTGGCCTGGGTTCTCAAAATTACCTCAAGTCAAGGCCAATTATGTTAAGCATCA GTATAATCTACTGCGCAAAAAGTTTCCTGCAACATCATTCACCGGATCCCCAGTTCTTTCTGATTCTGGATTAGATCTGTTGAACAAGCTTCTCACTTATGACCCTGAAAAGGTAAATCATATCTGCTACTTTGATTTTGTAATTACATATTTGTTTCAGCACTTATTGAGAATAAGAACTGTTGTTATTAATGTTCGAAGAGGATCACTGCTGAAGATGCTCTCAACCATGGGTGGTTTCGTGAAGTTCCCCTACCCAAATCTAAAGAATTCATGCCTACATTTCCTGCTCAACATGATAAAGACAG GAGAATGCGAAAATAATAAAGAGTCTACATCTGTTAGAGGAGAAGCACTAGAAGGATTTGCAGTAGGGAGAATCAGGAACTGGTAG
- the LOC123905964 gene encoding cyclin-dependent kinase G-2-like isoform X2: MKTGRHGDYRDEEFRDSDSDFGISRRGYSSSFKEEYDGIRNGKVRSRDAREGIIQRQRDIREREVLNGSYRSSSSRSDSGSSGGRGDRLGSRRCEFSVKTMDREPGELSSASESDDGVESESLVKCHKKVVMGKEFDYGVESEPVLKRHEVANSKENGTQSPFERKRKFSPIVWDQDDKKVNNLSKLKVVTTSTTLPPPPLFPREFRKSPNVPYNGVEFHPPENPELPAAMDPSMVSESVQDAESESPVGLDSMLSEQRLVNGLVAEQPEAEDYVPTRNISSSRWAYGDKSSDDEGEIIDEKEFLKRRRLSPKSATRVRNKTLKPKESKIEGFDRARTKSSESEERGSTGRYSGEDDYPGTEAEKDSYMEIDGGVSKSDTSGSHTNTDSEPEADCRESMEPPAPPQRVVNMLQGCRSVDEFERLNKIDEGTYGVVFRAKDKKTGEIVALKKVKMEKEKEGFPLTSLREINILLSFHHPFVVDVKEVVVGSSLDSIFMVMEYMEHDLKGLMEAIRQPFSQSEVKCLMLQLLEGVKYLHDNWVLHRDLKTSNLLLNNKGELKICDFGLARQYGSPLKPYTSLVVTLWYRAPELLLGTKQYSTAIDMWSLGCIMAELLAKEPLFNGRNEFDQLNKIFRILGTPNETIWPGFSKLPQVKANYVKHQYNLLRKKFPATSFTGSPVLSDSGLDLLNKLLTYDPEKRITAEDALNHGWFREVPLPKSKEFMPTFPAQHDKDRRMRK, encoded by the exons ATGAAGACAGGTAGACATGGGGATTATCGCGATGAGGAATTCAGGgatagtgattctgattttggtATTTCAAGGCGTGGGTATAGTAGTAGTTTTAAGGAAGAGTATGATGGAATTAGAAATGGTAAGGTTCGGAGTAGGGATGCTAGAGAGGGGATTATTCAGAGACAGAGAGATATTAGGGAGAGAGAAGTTTTGAATGGCAGTTACCGTTCATCTTCGAGTAGGAGTGACTCTGGTAGCAGTGGTGGCCGTGGTGATAGGCTTGGTTCTAGAAGATGTGAGTTTTCTGTCAAGACTATGGATAGGGAGCCAGGTGAGCTTTCTAGTGCGAGTGAGTCTGATGATGGTGTTGAATCAGAGTCACTGGTCAAATGCCATAAGAAGGTTGTGATGGGAAAAGAGTTTGATTATGGTGTTGAATCGGAACCAGTGTTGAAACGCCATGAGGTTGCAAACAGCAAAGAAAATGGGACTCAGTCTCCATTTGAGAGGAAAAGAAAATTTTCGCCAATAGTATGGGATCAAGATGACAAGAAAGTGAATAATTTATCCAAACTTAAGGTTGTCACAACATCAACTACTCTTCCTCCACCACCTCTATTTCCAAGAGAGTTTCGTAAGTCACCTAATGTTCCTTACAATGGAGTTGAATTTCATCCTCCTGAGAATCCTGAGTTGCCGGCCGCTATGGATCCTTCTATGGTGTCCGAGTCAGTTCAAGATGCTGAATCTGAGTCTCCTGTAGGGTTGGATTCAATGCTGTCAGAGCAGAGGTTGGTTAATGGGCTGGTAGCTGAGCAACCAGAAGCTGAAGATTATGTTCCAACTCGTAATATATCATCTTCAAGGTGGGCATATGGAGACAAATCTTCAGATGACGAAGGTGAAATCATTGATGAGAAGGAATTCCTTAAAAGGAGGAGGCTATCTCCTAAGTCGGCTACGAGAGTAAGAAACAAGACATTGAAACCAAAGGAATCTAAAATTGAAGGTTTTGATAGGGCTAGAACCAAGTCATCTGAATCGGAAGAAAGAGGTAGCACTGGGAGATACTCCGGTGAAGATGATTATCCTGGTACTGAGGCAGAGAAGGATAGCTACATGGAGATTGATGGTGGAGTTAGCAAAAGTGACACAAGTGGTAGTCACACAAATACTGATTCTGAACCTGAAGCTGATTGCAGAGAAAGCATGGAACCTCCGGCTCCACCACAAAGAGTTGTCAACATGCTTCAGGGCTGTAGAAGTGTTGATGAGTTTGAGAGGTTGAACAAGATTGATGAAGGAACATATGGTGTTGTATTTAGGGCCAAAGACAAGAAGACTGGTGAAATAGTGGCATTGAAAAAGGTGAAGATGGAGAAGGAAAAAGAGGGCTTTCCACTGACTTCTCTGAGGGAAATAAACATACTTCTTTCCTTTCATCATCCATTCGTAGTTGACGTTAAGGAAGTAGTGGTAGGTAGTAGCCTTGATAGTATTTTTATGGTTATGGAATACATGGAACATGATCTTAAAGGACTAATGGAGGCAATAAGACAACCATTTAGCCAGAGTGAAGTAAAATGCTTAATGCTCCAGCTGTTAGAAGGTGTGAAGTATCTTCACGACAACTGGGTGCTTCACAGGGATTTGAAGACTTCAAACCTGCTTCTGAATAATAAGGGTGAGTTAAAAATTTGTGATTTCGGATTAGCTCGTCAGTATGGTAGTCCGTTGAAACCATATACATCATTGGTGGTTACTCTTTGGTACAG GGCTCCTGAACTTCTATTGGGGACAAAGCAGTATTCAACAGCCATTGACATGTGGTCCCTGGGTTGTATAATGGCTGAGCTACTGGCCAAGGAACCGTTATTTAATGGGAGGAATGAATTTGATCAACTTAACAAG ATCTTCAGAATTCTCGGCACCCCAAATGAAACAATTTGGCCTGGGTTCTCAAAATTACCTCAAGTCAAGGCCAATTATGTTAAGCATCA GTATAATCTACTGCGCAAAAAGTTTCCTGCAACATCATTCACCGGATCCCCAGTTCTTTCTGATTCTGGATTAGATCTGTTGAACAAGCTTCTCACTTATGACCCTGAAAAG AGGATCACTGCTGAAGATGCTCTCAACCATGGGTGGTTTCGTGAAGTTCCCCTACCCAAATCTAAAGAATTCATGCCTACATTTCCTGCTCAACATGATAAAGACAG GAGAATGCGAAAATAA
- the LOC123905964 gene encoding cyclin-dependent kinase G-2-like isoform X3 — MKTGRHGDYRDEEFRDSDSDFGISRRGYSSSFKEEYDGIRNGKVRSRDAREGIIQRQRDIREREVLNGSYRSSSSRSDSGSSGGRGDRLGSRRCEFSVKTMDREPGELSSASESDDGVESESLVKCHKKVVMGKEFDYGVESEPVLKRHEVANSKENGTQSPFERKRKFSPIVWDQDDKKVNNLSKLKVVTTSTTLPPPPLFPREFRKSPNVPYNGVEFHPPENPELPAAMDPSMVSESVQDAESESPVGLDSMLSEQRLVNGLVAEQPEAEDYVPTRNISSSRWAYGDKSSDDEGEIIDEKEFLKRRRLSPKSATRVRNKTLKPKESKIEGFDRARTKSSESEERGSTGRYSGEDDYPGTEAEKDSYMEIDGGVSKSDTSGSHTNTDSEPEADCRESMEPPAPPQRVVNMLQGCRSVDEFERLNKIDEGTYGVVFRAKDKKTGEIVALKKVKMEKEKEGFPLTSLREINILLSFHHPFVVDVKEVVVGSSLDSIFMVMEYMEHDLKGLMEAIRQPFSQSEVKCLMLQLLEGVKYLHDNWVLHRDLKTSNLLLNNKGELKICDFGLARQYGSPLKPYTSLVVTLWYRAPELLLGTKQYSTAIDMWSLGCIMAELLAKEPLFNGRNEFDQLNKIFRILGTPNETIWPGFSKLPQVKANYVKHQLQLCGSGIIYCAKSFLQHHSPDPQFFLILD; from the exons ATGAAGACAGGTAGACATGGGGATTATCGCGATGAGGAATTCAGGgatagtgattctgattttggtATTTCAAGGCGTGGGTATAGTAGTAGTTTTAAGGAAGAGTATGATGGAATTAGAAATGGTAAGGTTCGGAGTAGGGATGCTAGAGAGGGGATTATTCAGAGACAGAGAGATATTAGGGAGAGAGAAGTTTTGAATGGCAGTTACCGTTCATCTTCGAGTAGGAGTGACTCTGGTAGCAGTGGTGGCCGTGGTGATAGGCTTGGTTCTAGAAGATGTGAGTTTTCTGTCAAGACTATGGATAGGGAGCCAGGTGAGCTTTCTAGTGCGAGTGAGTCTGATGATGGTGTTGAATCAGAGTCACTGGTCAAATGCCATAAGAAGGTTGTGATGGGAAAAGAGTTTGATTATGGTGTTGAATCGGAACCAGTGTTGAAACGCCATGAGGTTGCAAACAGCAAAGAAAATGGGACTCAGTCTCCATTTGAGAGGAAAAGAAAATTTTCGCCAATAGTATGGGATCAAGATGACAAGAAAGTGAATAATTTATCCAAACTTAAGGTTGTCACAACATCAACTACTCTTCCTCCACCACCTCTATTTCCAAGAGAGTTTCGTAAGTCACCTAATGTTCCTTACAATGGAGTTGAATTTCATCCTCCTGAGAATCCTGAGTTGCCGGCCGCTATGGATCCTTCTATGGTGTCCGAGTCAGTTCAAGATGCTGAATCTGAGTCTCCTGTAGGGTTGGATTCAATGCTGTCAGAGCAGAGGTTGGTTAATGGGCTGGTAGCTGAGCAACCAGAAGCTGAAGATTATGTTCCAACTCGTAATATATCATCTTCAAGGTGGGCATATGGAGACAAATCTTCAGATGACGAAGGTGAAATCATTGATGAGAAGGAATTCCTTAAAAGGAGGAGGCTATCTCCTAAGTCGGCTACGAGAGTAAGAAACAAGACATTGAAACCAAAGGAATCTAAAATTGAAGGTTTTGATAGGGCTAGAACCAAGTCATCTGAATCGGAAGAAAGAGGTAGCACTGGGAGATACTCCGGTGAAGATGATTATCCTGGTACTGAGGCAGAGAAGGATAGCTACATGGAGATTGATGGTGGAGTTAGCAAAAGTGACACAAGTGGTAGTCACACAAATACTGATTCTGAACCTGAAGCTGATTGCAGAGAAAGCATGGAACCTCCGGCTCCACCACAAAGAGTTGTCAACATGCTTCAGGGCTGTAGAAGTGTTGATGAGTTTGAGAGGTTGAACAAGATTGATGAAGGAACATATGGTGTTGTATTTAGGGCCAAAGACAAGAAGACTGGTGAAATAGTGGCATTGAAAAAGGTGAAGATGGAGAAGGAAAAAGAGGGCTTTCCACTGACTTCTCTGAGGGAAATAAACATACTTCTTTCCTTTCATCATCCATTCGTAGTTGACGTTAAGGAAGTAGTGGTAGGTAGTAGCCTTGATAGTATTTTTATGGTTATGGAATACATGGAACATGATCTTAAAGGACTAATGGAGGCAATAAGACAACCATTTAGCCAGAGTGAAGTAAAATGCTTAATGCTCCAGCTGTTAGAAGGTGTGAAGTATCTTCACGACAACTGGGTGCTTCACAGGGATTTGAAGACTTCAAACCTGCTTCTGAATAATAAGGGTGAGTTAAAAATTTGTGATTTCGGATTAGCTCGTCAGTATGGTAGTCCGTTGAAACCATATACATCATTGGTGGTTACTCTTTGGTACAG GGCTCCTGAACTTCTATTGGGGACAAAGCAGTATTCAACAGCCATTGACATGTGGTCCCTGGGTTGTATAATGGCTGAGCTACTGGCCAAGGAACCGTTATTTAATGGGAGGAATGAATTTGATCAACTTAACAAG ATCTTCAGAATTCTCGGCACCCCAAATGAAACAATTTGGCCTGGGTTCTCAAAATTACCTCAAGTCAAGGCCAATTATGTTAAGCATCA GCTTCAACTCTGTGGTTCTG GTATAATCTACTGCGCAAAAAGTTTCCTGCAACATCATTCACCGGATCCCCAGTTCTTTCTGATTCTGGATTAG